One part of the Nitrospira sp. SG-bin1 genome encodes these proteins:
- the thrH gene encoding phosphoserine phosphatase/homoserine phosphotransferase bifunctional protein (catalyzes the formation of serine from phosphoserine; also has phosphoserine:homoserine phosphotransferase activity), whose product MQKPIVVCLDLEGVLVPEIWINVAVKTGIDELKVTTREMPDYDKLMRQRLTILDRHALTISDIQDVIAKMGPLEGATDFLAWLRMRAQVVILSDTFYQFAQPLMRQLGFPTLFCNQLEIDGRGRIVNYHMRMHDPKKHAVAALKSLNFFTMAAGDSYNDTAMLGEADVGFFFRPPDHLPKEFPQFPVTHTYEELQGGLAKSGAFR is encoded by the coding sequence ATGCAAAAGCCGATAGTCGTCTGTTTGGACCTTGAGGGAGTACTCGTGCCGGAAATCTGGATCAACGTGGCCGTGAAGACGGGCATTGATGAATTGAAGGTCACGACGCGAGAGATGCCGGACTACGACAAGCTCATGCGGCAACGGTTGACTATACTCGACCGGCACGCGTTGACGATCAGCGACATTCAAGATGTAATCGCAAAAATGGGACCGTTAGAAGGGGCGACGGACTTCCTTGCCTGGCTGCGAATGAGGGCTCAGGTCGTCATTTTGTCCGACACGTTCTATCAATTCGCTCAACCGCTCATGCGGCAATTGGGCTTTCCGACTCTCTTCTGCAATCAGTTGGAGATCGATGGGAGGGGTCGTATCGTCAATTACCACATGCGAATGCATGACCCAAAGAAGCATGCGGTGGCTGCCCTCAAATCGCTAAACTTTTTTACCATGGCTGCAGGTGATTCGTACAACGACACCGCCATGTTGGGTGAAGCCGACGTCGGGTTTTTCTTTCGGCCCCCCGACCATTTACCGAAAGAGTTTCCGCAGTTTCCTGTGACGCACACCTACGAAGAGCTTCAGGGAGGGCTTGCCAAGTCTGGTGCTTTCAGATGA